GTTCGCCGTTGCTCGCGCCTATACGAGCCCACCAATCGTCCCCCGAGAGGAGCCGTAATCCTTGGCGAAGGCAGCATCACCACGTAGCCCGCGCGCGAACAACGCCGCGCCCGCAGCATCCGCGACCAAGGTTGCGACGCCGGCCGGCATCGGCAATCGCGAACGTCCCGAAGAACCCAAGCCGTATGAAGCCTCCAAGGAGGAAATGCTTGAATTCTATCGGCAAATGCTTCTCATCCGCCGCTTCGAGGAGAAGGCGGGCCAGCTGTATGGCCTCGGCCTGATCGGCGGCTTCTGCCACCTCTATATCGGCCAGGAAGCGGTCGCCGTCGGCCTCCAGTCGGCGCTCACCGTCGGCCGGGACTCGGTGGTAACCGGTTACCGTGACCACGGGCACATGCTGGCCTACGGCATCGATCCGAACGTCATCATGGCCGAGCTGACCGGCCGCGCCGCCGGCATTTCGCGCGGCAAGGGCGGCTCGATGCACATGTTCTCCGTCGAGCATGGCTTCTACGGCGGCCACGGCATCGTCGGCGCGCAGGTGTCGATCGGCGCCGGCCTCGGCTTCAAGCACAAATATGCCGAAGATGGCGGCCTCGCGCTCGTCTACTTCGGTGACGGTGCGGCCAACCAGGGCCAGGTCTACGAGAGCTTCAACATGGCGGAGCTGTGGAAGCTTCCCGTGATCTTCGTGATCGAGAACAACCAGTATGCGATGGGCACCTCGGTGAACCGCGCATCGGCCGAGGACCAGCTGTATCGCCGCGGCGAGAGCTTCCGCATCCCCGGCATCCAGGTGGACGGCATGGACGTGCTCGCGGTGCGCGGCGCGGCCGAAGAGGCCAAGGCGTGGGTGCAGGCCGGCAAGGGCCCGATCCTGCTGGAGCTGAAGACCTATCGCTATCGCGGCCACTCGATGTCCGATCCGGCCAAGTATCGCTCGCGTGAGGAAGTGCAGTCGGTTCGCGACAAGAGCGATCCGATCGATCATCTCGCCCGGCTGCTGGAAGGCGCCGGCGTCTCCGCCGACGATCTGAAGACGCTCGACAAGGACATCCGCAAGATCGTGGCCGACAGCGCCGCCTTCGCGGAGGAGAGCCCTCAGCCGGATCCGTCCGAACTGTACACCGACGTTCTCGTCGACACCTATTGAGATAGGGTCCAGATGCCGATCGAACTGAAGATGCCCGCGCTTTCCCCGACGATGGAGGAAGGCACGCTCGCCAAATGGCTCGTCAAGGAAGGCGACACGGTCAAGTCCGGCGATGTCATCGCCGAGATCGAAACCGACAAGGCCACGATGGAATTCGAGGCCGTCGACGAAGGCACGGTCGCCAAGATCCTCGTCTCCGAAGGGACGGACGGGGTGAAGGTGGGCACCGTGATCGCGATGATCGCCGGCGAGGATGAGGATGCGTCCGCCGTGTCCGCGCCCGCCGCCGCTCCCAAGACCGAGCCGGAAGCCGCCGCCCCCAAGGAAGCCGCCAAGGCCGCGGCCCCCGAGGGTGGCGCGCCGCAGAAGGCGGAATCGGGCGCGCACGCGCTTGTCGCCGCCGTGGCCGACACCAAGGAAGATCCCGAGGTTCCCGTCGGCACCGAACTCGTCAAGATGACGGTGCGCGAGGCGCTGAAGGACGCGATGGCCGAAGAGATGCGCGCCGACGAGCGCATCTTCGTGATGGGCGAGGAAGTCGCCGAATATCAGGGCGCCTACAAGGTCACGCAGGGGCTGCTCGACGAGTTCGGCCCGAAGCGCGTGATCGATACGCCGATCACCGAATATGGCTTTGCCGGCATCGGCACGGGCGCCGCGATGGCGGGCCTGCGCCCGATCGTCGAATTCATGACGTTCAACTTCGCCATGCAGGCGATCGATCACATCATCAATTCGGCCGCCAAGACCAATTACATGTCCGGCGGCCAGATGCGCTGCCCGATCGTGTTCCGTGGTCCGAACGGTGCCGCCTCCCGCGTGGGCGCGCAGCACTCGCAGAATTACGGCCCGTGGTATGCGGCGGTGCCGGGCCTGATTGTGATCGCGCCCTATTCGGCGGCCGATGCGAAGGGCCTGCTGAAGGCGGCGATCCGCTCGAACGATCCGGTCGTCTTCCTTGAGAACGAGCTGATGTACGGTCAGTCGTTCGAGGTGCCGAAGCTGGACGATTATGTCCTGCCGATCGGCAAGGCGCGCATCGCCAAGGAAGGCAAGGGCGTCACGCTCGTCAGCTATTCGATCGGCGTGGGCGTGGCCCTCGAAGCCGCGAAGCAGCTGGCCGAGAGCGGCATCGATGCCGAGGTGATCGATCTGCGCACGCTGCGCCCGCTCGACCGCACCACGGTGCTGAAGAGCCTCGCCAAGACCAACCGCATGGTCGTGGTGGAAGAGGGCTGGCCGACCTGCTCGATCGCGTCCGAGATCATGGCGATCGCGATGGAAGAGGGCTTCGACGATCTCGACGCTCCCGTCCTGCGCGTCACCAACATCGATGTGCCGCTGCCTTACGCGGCGAACCTCGAGAGCATGGCGCTGATCAAGGTCGACGACGTCGTCGCGGCCGCCAAGAAGGTCTGCTACAAGTAAGCCGCATTCGTTTGCGGTCTTGATCGGACGAAGTTGGGAGCCCAGAGCTTCGGGTGCATCACCCGTCGCTCTGGGCTTCCGCTTTTTGGGGCCACGGCAAGGAAGATCCTGATGGCCGATATTCCTGCGGCCGGCGCCACGTTTCCCGATCTCGCCGATCCCGAACGCGCGCTGGCGATCACCTATGCGCCGGCTGCGGCGCGTCCGGGCCTTGCCGCCCTGTTCGCGCTGGACGAGCGTCTCGGCACCATTGTCGGCACCACCACCGAGCCCATGATCGGCCTGATGCGCCTCGCCTGGTGGCGGGAGGCGCTGGAGCGGCTGGATCATGGCCCCGTGCCGGCCGAGCCGCTGATGGCGGCGCTGGCCGAGCATGTTTTGTCCCACGGTGTCACCGGCGCGGACCTGTCTCAGATCGAGGATGGCTGGACGGCCTTGCTGGATGACGAGGATGTCGTGACGCGGCATGGGCGTGAGCGGGGCGCGAACCTGTTCCGGATCGCCGGGCGCGTGCTGGGCGATGCCGATGCGCGCTTCCCGGCGGCGGGCGAGGGCTGGGCCCTGGCCGATCTCGCGCATCGCCATTCCGATCCCGCGATCCGGCAGGCGGCGCGCGAGCGTGCCGGGGCTGTACTGGGCGGGATGTCCGGTGGCGCTTGGGCAAAGGCCGGGCGGGTGCTGGGCGCGCTGGCCGTGCTGGCCCGGCGCGACGTGGCCGAGGATGCGCCGCGCCGACAAGGTTCGCCCGGCCGTCTCGCCCGGATGCTGGCGCTACGCCTGACCGGACGATAATCTCCCGTCTCAGGGGGGAATCTTTGCGAAATCGGCCACAGCCCTCATTCCGTTCGTGCTGAGCCTGTCGAAGCACCGTCCTTCTTCTCGGAACCGCCAGAGAAAGAAGAACGGCACTTCGACAGGCTCAGTGCAAGCGGAAGCAGGAAGTGAATTTCGCAACGATTCCTCCGGGGCAGGGGGAGACATTCCATGTGGCGCTATCTGGTGGGGGCGGTGGCGGCGTTGCTGCTGGCGGGTGGCGGCGTCTTGCTGTGGCGCGGGGGATCCGCGACGCAATCGAGCCTGTCGGCGGCCGCGCCTGCGGCCGGTGCCGTGGCCGCAGGCGGCGAGGCTCTCCCCGAACCGCCCGCCGCCAGCGAGAAGACGCGCGAGGAGCGCCGCTTCGCCCGCTACGACAAGGACAAGGACGGCAGCGTCGGCCGCGAGGAATATCTGGCCTCGCGCCGCAAGGCCTTCGCCAGGCTGGACGTGAATGGCGACGGGCGCCTGACCTTCGACGAATGGGCGATCAAGACGACCGACAAGTTCGCCGGTGCCGACAGCGACAAGGACGGTAAGCTGACCCCGGTGGAGTTCGCCACGACGAAGGTAGTGCGGAAGGTGAAGCCGGCGGTGAAATGCCCGCCGGCTCAAGTCGCGGGAGAGGATGTGGAGAGCTGAGCCGGGATCTCCCCTCTCGCAGGCGGGAGGGGCTTACTGGCCCCCTGGAGCCAATCGCTACCGGCTGAAAGTCCCCGCCTCCGCCAGATCGGCCGGCGCCGATGAGGTGCCGATCAGCACCGTGTAGCGTCCCTTCGGCGTCACCCATGTCTTGTCGGCCTTGCTCCACACGCCGAGCGGATGGTTGCTGGCGGCCGGATCGATCGGGATCGTCACGCTGCGCGTTTCGCCCGGCGCCAGATCGACGCGCGCGAAGCCGATGAGGCGCTTGGGCGGTTGCTTCGCGCCAAGCTGGTCGGCGCTTGCCGGGAGCGTGAGATAGGTCTGGACCACCTCGCTACCGGCGGTCGCGCCGACATTCTTGACCGTGACGGTCGCGCTGTAGCCACCGCCCAGCGTCGCCAGTTTGGGCGCCGAGGTCGTGAAGCGCGTGTAGGACAGGCCGTGGCCGAACGGGAAGGCGACGCAGGGATTGTGCCCCTTCACCGGCGCGCACCGGCCGCCGGCATTGCCGTCATACCAGCGATAGCCGATGGCGAGTTTCTCGCTGTAGGTGACGGACTGGGTCTTGCCGTCGCTGGCGGGCACGCCGGGGAATTGCTCCGCCGTGATCGTGTCGAGGAAGCCGCGCCCTGCGACCGGGAAGGTCACCGGCAGCTTGCCGCCGGGATTGGCGCGGCCGAGCAGCAGATCGGCGACGATCGCGCCGTCCTCCTGTCCCGGAAACCACACCTCCAGGATCGAGGGACCCTGTGTGCCGATCAGGCGGGGATCCATCGCCGCGCTGGCATTGTCCTTCAGGACCAGAGCCGTCTTCTGCGCCATCGTCCTGCCGCTGGTGGAGCGGGTGGACAGGATCGCGGCCAGCATCGCGACGGTCTGGCTGTCATGCGCGGTATTGCCCGCCGGATCGGTGGTCGCGATCATGCTGGGCTTGCCCGCATACCAGTCGAGTGAGTTGCCGGCGGCCGCGCTGGCGGCGAGGCGATGGCCTGTCGCATCGGTGAAGGTCGCGCGATCGGCGCCTTCCTCGGAATTGGTGCCGGCCATCACCACCACCGCGTCGGCGGCGGCGATGTCCTTGAGCGCGGCGGCGAAGGTGACGGCCTGCCCGTCGATCGTCGCCGCGCCATTGGCATCGTCGACCAGCACCATCTTCATCTGACCCGTGCGACCATCGGCGCGGAGCGCGTCGCGCAGGCCGTCCAGCGGGGCGACCGTCTCGTGCGGCACGACATCCGAACTGCCGCCGCCCGCGCCCATATGCTTGCCGAGGATCGATCCGCCGGCGATCGCCTGCTGCGCGTAGACCTGCGAAGCCTTGCCGACGAGCAGGATCGTCCGCGCCGTGTGTGCCAGCGGCAGCGCGCCGTTATTCTGGAGCAGCACCGCCGCCCGCTCGCCGATCATGCGCGCTTTGGCGCCACCGGCGGCGAAGTCGATCGGAGTCTGCTTCAGCGGGCGATCGAAGATGCCGGCCTTGAACATCTGCGTGTAGCGGCGCTCCAGCGCGCTATCGATCCGGGCGAGATCGACCTCCTTGGCCGCCAGCGCCGCGCGCATCTTGGCGGGCGCCCAGTGGAGCGGCGTCGGCATCTCGTGATCCATGCCGGCGTTGATCGTGGGCGCTGTGCTCTTCATCGCGAAGAAATCGGACTGGACGTAGCCGGTGAAGCCCCAGTCGCCGCGCAGCACGTCGGTCAGCATCGGCGTATTCTCACACGCGTGGAGCCCGTTCACATAATTGTACGAGCACATGATGCTCGCCACCTTGCCGTCCTTCACGCTCATCTCGAACGGGATCAGATAGAGTTCGCGCAGCGCCTGCTCGTCGACCGTCTCCCGGATCGTCATCCGGTTGGTCTCCTGTTCGTTGGCGACGAAATGCTTGGCCATCGCGATCAGGCCGCTGGCCTGCACCGCCTTCGTCTCGGCCACCGCCATCGTGCCGGAGAGATAGGGATCCTCGCCGAAATATTCGAAGTTGCGGCCCAGCACGGGCAGGCGGGCGAGATTCATGCCCGGCGCCTCGAACACGTGCAGCGCCAGATGGTGCATCTCGGCGGCGATCACCTCGCCGAAGAGGGTGGCGGCCTGCGGATCGAACGAGGCGGCGACCGCCATGCCGGAGGGCAGGGCCGTGGCCTCCGCCGAGGAGGGATCGGTATAGGCCGCCTTCAATTTCTCCATGCCCTCGGGCGCGGCCTCGTACGCCGCGCGCGACACGCAATCATTCTGGCCGACGCCGACCGGGCCGTTGGTGATGCGGAAGGTGGGGATGGCGAGATCGGCGATGCCGCTGACATGGCGCCCGCCGAAGCAGTTCGGCAGTTCGCGCACGACGGAGGGCATGTCGCCCGTCAGCTGCTGGAGCTTCTGGTCCAGCGACATCGCGGCGATCAGCTGGAGCGCGCGCTGGTGGGCGATCGCTTCCTTCGCGGTGTCCGACGCGGCCGCCTGCTGTCGTGCGACGATGGCGGGATCCATCCAGGGGAGGGCTGCGGCGCCGAGGGGGGAATTGGACAGGCCAGCGATCGCCGTGGCCGTCAGGATCGATCTCGCAAGGAATCGCCGCGCACGCATGCCCATATTGCCCTCTCCATCCTCTGTATTTGGAGAGATGATAGGCAGAGGCTGCTAAAGCCGTCAACCAATCCTGAAATATTGGCCGGACCACTTCTTGCCCGATGATTGCGGATCGGTAAGCGCGCTAGCGGGCGCCCGACAGGTCCCGTGCCAGCGCGACATAATCGGCGACGGCCAACGTCTCGGCGCGCCGTGTCGCCTCGATGCCCAGCCGCTCCAGCGCCTCCAGCGCGCCCGGCACGGCCTTGAGGCTCTGGCGCAGCATCTTGCGGCGCTGGCCGAAGGCGGCGGCGGTGAGCCGCTCCAGCACGGGCAGCTTCACGCCCTCGGGCGCCTCGGTCGGCACGATATGGACGATCGCCGACGTCACCTTGGGCGGCGGCACGAACGCGGCGCGATTGACGGTGAAGGCGATGCGCGGCGCCGCGCGCCACTGGGCCAGCACCGCGAGGCGGCCATAATGATCGGTGTCGGGCTTCGCCACGATCCGCTCCGCCACTTCCTTCTGGAACATGAGCGTGAGCGAGGCCCACCACGGCGCCCAGCTGTCGTCGCTCAGCCAGCGGACGAGCAGGGGCGTGCCGACATTGTAGGGCAGGTTCGCCACGATATGCGCGCCGCGCCCGACCAGAGCCGCTTCGTCCTGCTCCAGCGCGTCGCCCTCGATCACGGTGAGGCGGCCTTCGAAGGCGTTGGTCAGCTCGATCAGGGGGACGAGGCAGCGCCGGTCGCGCTCCACCGCCACCACATGCGCGCCCGCACCCAGCAGCGCGCGCGTGAGCCCGCCGGGGCCGGGGCCGACCTCGTAGACGGAGGCATCGCGCAGATCGCCCGGCACGCGCGCGATCCGATCGAGCAACTGGCCGTCGAACAGGAAATTCTGCCCGAGCGCCTTCTCCGCGCTCAGCCCATATTTGGCGATCACCTCGCGCAGGGGTGGGAGAGTGGGCAGCATCGTCAAATCTCCGTGCTCCTGCGAACGCAGGAGCCCAGAGCTTCAGGCGGACCGTTTGCGGCCCTGGGCTCCTGCGTTCGCAGGAGCACGGTGAAGAGGCGTGTCATCCGGCCGCCCTCAGGCGGCGCGCAGGCGATTCGCCGCGCAGCTGCCGGCCAGCGCGATCGCCGCGATCATCGCGCCGGGATGGGCGATGTCCTTGCCCGCAATGTCGAACGCCGTGCCGTGATCGGGCGAGGTGCGGACGATCGGCAGACCGAGCGTGACGTTCACGCCCTCGTCGAAATGGAGCGTCTTGATCGGGACCAGCGCCTGATCGTGATAGAGACAGAGGGCCGCATCGTAATGGGCGCGGGCACGGGCGTGGAACATCGTGTCGGCGGGCATGGGGCCGATAATGTCGATGCCCTCGGCACGGAGCTTCTCGATCGCCGGCGCGATCAGATCGATCTCCTCGCGCCCGATCGTACCGGCCTCGCCCGCATGCGGATTGAGGCCGGCGATGGCGAGGCGGGGGCGCTCGATCCCGAAATCGCGGATCAGCCCGCGCTCCACCGTCCGCGCGCGCGCCACGATCAGATCGATCGAGAGCGCCTCCGGCACGTCCTTCAGCGGAATGTGGATCGTGATCGGCACGGTGCGCAGCGTGGGCCCGGCGAGCATCATCGCGACATTGCCGCGCCCCACGCCGCAGCGTTCGGCGATGAATTCGGTCTGGCCGGGATGGGTGAAGCCGATGCTGTAGAGATGCCCCTTGGCGACGGGGGCGGTGACGATGCCCGCCACCGCGCTGTTGCGCGCGAGGCCCACCGCCATCTCGAG
This DNA window, taken from Sphingomonas sp. AP4-R1, encodes the following:
- a CDS encoding pyruvate dehydrogenase complex E1 component subunit beta, translating into MPIELKMPALSPTMEEGTLAKWLVKEGDTVKSGDVIAEIETDKATMEFEAVDEGTVAKILVSEGTDGVKVGTVIAMIAGEDEDASAVSAPAAAPKTEPEAAAPKEAAKAAAPEGGAPQKAESGAHALVAAVADTKEDPEVPVGTELVKMTVREALKDAMAEEMRADERIFVMGEEVAEYQGAYKVTQGLLDEFGPKRVIDTPITEYGFAGIGTGAAMAGLRPIVEFMTFNFAMQAIDHIINSAAKTNYMSGGQMRCPIVFRGPNGAASRVGAQHSQNYGPWYAAVPGLIVIAPYSAADAKGLLKAAIRSNDPVVFLENELMYGQSFEVPKLDDYVLPIGKARIAKEGKGVTLVSYSIGVGVALEAAKQLAESGIDAEVIDLRTLRPLDRTTVLKSLAKTNRMVVVEEGWPTCSIASEIMAIAMEEGFDDLDAPVLRVTNIDVPLPYAANLESMALIKVDDVVAAAKKVCYK
- the rsmA gene encoding 16S rRNA (adenine(1518)-N(6)/adenine(1519)-N(6))-dimethyltransferase RsmA, which encodes MLPTLPPLREVIAKYGLSAEKALGQNFLFDGQLLDRIARVPGDLRDASVYEVGPGPGGLTRALLGAGAHVVAVERDRRCLVPLIELTNAFEGRLTVIEGDALEQDEAALVGRGAHIVANLPYNVGTPLLVRWLSDDSWAPWWASLTLMFQKEVAERIVAKPDTDHYGRLAVLAQWRAAPRIAFTVNRAAFVPPPKVTSAIVHIVPTEAPEGVKLPVLERLTAAAFGQRRKMLRQSLKAVPGALEALERLGIEATRRAETLAVADYVALARDLSGAR
- the pdxA gene encoding 4-hydroxythreonine-4-phosphate dehydrogenase PdxA: MAEAGPGGVPAPLAIAIGDPAGIGPEIVAKAWDARGEHGLPPFFAIGDARSIESVWRGPIERISDPTDAVARFDHALPLLQVDDPGEIVPGVPNPAGARCSLDSLEMAVGLARNSAVAGIVTAPVAKGHLYSIGFTHPGQTEFIAERCGVGRGNVAMMLAGPTLRTVPITIHIPLKDVPEALSIDLIVARARTVERGLIRDFGIERPRLAIAGLNPHAGEAGTIGREEIDLIAPAIEKLRAEGIDIIGPMPADTMFHARARAHYDAALCLYHDQALVPIKTLHFDEGVNVTLGLPIVRTSPDHGTAFDIAGKDIAHPGAMIAAIALAGSCAANRLRAA
- the pdhA gene encoding pyruvate dehydrogenase (acetyl-transferring) E1 component subunit alpha; protein product: MAKAASPRSPRANNAAPAASATKVATPAGIGNRERPEEPKPYEASKEEMLEFYRQMLLIRRFEEKAGQLYGLGLIGGFCHLYIGQEAVAVGLQSALTVGRDSVVTGYRDHGHMLAYGIDPNVIMAELTGRAAGISRGKGGSMHMFSVEHGFYGGHGIVGAQVSIGAGLGFKHKYAEDGGLALVYFGDGAANQGQVYESFNMAELWKLPVIFVIENNQYAMGTSVNRASAEDQLYRRGESFRIPGIQVDGMDVLAVRGAAEEAKAWVQAGKGPILLELKTYRYRGHSMSDPAKYRSREEVQSVRDKSDPIDHLARLLEGAGVSADDLKTLDKDIRKIVADSAAFAEESPQPDPSELYTDVLVDTY
- a CDS encoding EF-hand domain-containing protein, with amino-acid sequence MWRYLVGAVAALLLAGGGVLLWRGGSATQSSLSAAAPAAGAVAAGGEALPEPPAASEKTREERRFARYDKDKDGSVGREEYLASRRKAFARLDVNGDGRLTFDEWAIKTTDKFAGADSDKDGKLTPVEFATTKVVRKVKPAVKCPPAQVAGEDVES
- a CDS encoding squalene/phytoene synthase family protein, producing MADIPAAGATFPDLADPERALAITYAPAAARPGLAALFALDERLGTIVGTTTEPMIGLMRLAWWREALERLDHGPVPAEPLMAALAEHVLSHGVTGADLSQIEDGWTALLDDEDVVTRHGRERGANLFRIAGRVLGDADARFPAAGEGWALADLAHRHSDPAIRQAARERAGAVLGGMSGGAWAKAGRVLGALAVLARRDVAEDAPRRQGSPGRLARMLALRLTGR
- a CDS encoding beta-glucosidase, with amino-acid sequence MGMRARRFLARSILTATAIAGLSNSPLGAAALPWMDPAIVARQQAAASDTAKEAIAHQRALQLIAAMSLDQKLQQLTGDMPSVVRELPNCFGGRHVSGIADLAIPTFRITNGPVGVGQNDCVSRAAYEAAPEGMEKLKAAYTDPSSAEATALPSGMAVAASFDPQAATLFGEVIAAEMHHLALHVFEAPGMNLARLPVLGRNFEYFGEDPYLSGTMAVAETKAVQASGLIAMAKHFVANEQETNRMTIRETVDEQALRELYLIPFEMSVKDGKVASIMCSYNYVNGLHACENTPMLTDVLRGDWGFTGYVQSDFFAMKSTAPTINAGMDHEMPTPLHWAPAKMRAALAAKEVDLARIDSALERRYTQMFKAGIFDRPLKQTPIDFAAGGAKARMIGERAAVLLQNNGALPLAHTARTILLVGKASQVYAQQAIAGGSILGKHMGAGGGSSDVVPHETVAPLDGLRDALRADGRTGQMKMVLVDDANGAATIDGQAVTFAAALKDIAAADAVVVMAGTNSEEGADRATFTDATGHRLAASAAAGNSLDWYAGKPSMIATTDPAGNTAHDSQTVAMLAAILSTRSTSGRTMAQKTALVLKDNASAAMDPRLIGTQGPSILEVWFPGQEDGAIVADLLLGRANPGGKLPVTFPVAGRGFLDTITAEQFPGVPASDGKTQSVTYSEKLAIGYRWYDGNAGGRCAPVKGHNPCVAFPFGHGLSYTRFTTSAPKLATLGGGYSATVTVKNVGATAGSEVVQTYLTLPASADQLGAKQPPKRLIGFARVDLAPGETRSVTIPIDPAASNHPLGVWSKADKTWVTPKGRYTVLIGTSSAPADLAEAGTFSR